The following are encoded together in the Daphnia magna isolate NIES linkage group LG8, ASM2063170v1.1, whole genome shotgun sequence genome:
- the LOC116929345 gene encoding ankyrin repeat domain-containing protein 11, whose protein sequence is MDHSYSSFVNKSPVTNSSMKPLTERQQMALLLQMTSEENATPTRKGKSNFESPCSGQRSVNRRNDRGETQLHVAAIRGDVNKIKSLISEGADVNTEDYAGWTPLHEAANRGLVSVARELLKNGAKVNVTGLDGVTPLHDASVNGHTSMITLLLRYGANPSLKTASQKTALDLAGSPQVIQILAQSNQQKEGMTDENSPEGGSYCPTTESSWKVQKQSSKSRRNLRLDCFSASQTHVISRDEMEPSVNVTTEESKDAKPSTESEVVTAGSSVNCEEAVKEEIKEAETTSEIPASQKRTLEGEEEDEDTKKKRRKDDVKETKPRAGSNIRSKDRKSPNTIQADGVPNDSDDDKKEPKVPPLKIVLSNSNEVDTNIRSKSGNGRGSLAYVVSTSDEKSESSNGGSEKSDDKVKDSIDIEKSGSTSSNGGRVTRSSQRAAATAAHSTPTSGQNSANQSPTSSPTQNPTNQAPSPDPGEMTNNEQQPAATVVKADETKPEESPVEVHPRKRKLRPREPEPPVETVVAATANAVQPPPENVTPPLPLTNCYEMYFSIRKQIERRHRNLLPVQPKPPQGFKDYLMNRCTYVIAGNAASRLSVPVVSPPPSLPPPMRDLFAEQEKERYRLRMQHLIEKEKLVLSVEQEILRVHGRAARALANQSLPFSVCTLLKDQEVYSALTPEQEEKDRNARSRYNGRLFLSWLQDVDDKWEKIKESMLLRHHNEAESLHAVQRMDWEWKIKELGLCEPQNKPVVDELHVPMVNVSDDFDFNYNSN, encoded by the exons ATGGATCACAGCTATTCATCTTTTGTGAATAAATCACCTGTCACCAACAGCAGCATGAAGCCTTTGACAGAGAGACAACAAATGGCTTTATTGCTTCAGATGACTTCTGAAGAGAACGCTACACCTACCAGGAAAGGGAAAAGTAATTTTGAGTCTCCATGTTCAGGTCAACGGTCTGTTAATAGAAGAAACGATAGGGGAGAAACACAACTCCATGTGGCTGCCATTCGTGGGGATgttaacaaaatcaaatcactGATTTCTGAAGGTGCAGATGTCAATACCGAAGACTATGCAG GTTGGACACCTTTGCATGAAGCTGCGAATCGTGGTCTTGTCAGTGTAGCCAGGGAATTGTTAAAAAATGGAGCTAAAGTGAATGTCACTGGGCTTGATGGTGTTACCCCACTCCATGATGCATCAGTTAATG GCCATACCAGCATGATAACTCTCCTTTTGCGTTATGGGGCAAATCCGTCTTTAAAAACAGCTTCACAAAAGACTGCATTAGATCTGGCAGGGTCTCCTCAAGTGATTCAAATACTGGCACAAAGcaatcaacaaaaagaaggaatgACAGATGAAAATTCACCCGAAGGTGGATCATACTGTCCCACCACCGAGAGTTCCTGGAAAGTCCAGAAACAGAGTAGCAAAAGTCGACGTAATCTGCGGTTGG ATTGTTTTTCTGCTTCGCAAACTCATGTGATCAGTCGAGACGAAATGGAACCTAGTGTAAATGTGACAACAGAAGAAAGTAAAGACGCAAAACCGTCCACAGAGAGTGAAGTTGTGACAGCAGGTTCATCTGTAAATTGTGAAGAGGCtgttaaagaagaaattaaGGAAGCAGAAACCACATCTGAAATTCCAGCAAGTCAAAAGAGAACATTGGAAGGAGAAGAGGAAGATGAagatacaaaaaagaaacgtagAAAAG ATGATGTGAAGGAAACCAAACCTCGTGCTGGTTCTAATATCAGGAGTAAAGACAGAAAGAGTCCCAATACCATACAAGCTGATGGTGTCCCAAATGACAGTGATGATGACAAGAAAGAACCTAAAGTACCacctttaaaaatagttttgtCTAATTCAAATGAGGTTGACACTAATATAAG GTCCAAAAGTGGAAATGGCCGGGGATCATTAGCCTATGTGGTTTCCACTAGTGATGAAAAGAGTGAGAGTAGTAATGGGGGAAGTGAAAAGAGTGATGATAAAGTCAAAGATTCAATTGACATAGAGAAGAGTGGTAGTACATCTTCAAATGGTGGCAGAGTCACAAGAAGCTCACAAAGAGCTGCTGCCACTGCGGCCCATTCCACTCCAACATCAGGGCAAAATAGTGCCAATCAGTCCCCCACATCAAGCCCCACACAAAATCCAACTAATCAAGCCCCATCACCAG ATCCAGGTGAAATGACAAATAATGAGCAGCAACCAGCAGCAACTGTTGTCAAAGCAGATGAAACTAAACCAGAAGAATCACCTGTGGAGGTTCATCCGAGGAAGAGGAAACTTCGTCCTCGTGAACCCGAACCACCCGTTGAAACGGTTGTAGCTGCTACGGCGAATGCAGTCCAACCGCCTCCAGAAAATGTTACGCCTCCGCTGCCGCTCACCAATTGTTATGAAATGTATTTTAGCATCAGGAAACAAATTGAACGGCGCCACCGAAatttgttacctgttcagCCTAAACCACCACAGGGTTTCAAAGACTATCTGATGAACCGCTGCACTTACGTGATAGCTGGTAATGCGGCTTCCCGTCTGTCGGTCCCTGTCGTCTCCCCACCCCCGTCACTACCACCACCTATGCGGGATCTGTTCGCagagcaagaaaaagaaagatatcGGTTACGAATGCAG CATttgattgaaaaagaaaagctagTTTTATCCGTAGAACAAGAAATATTACGAGTCCACGGTCGAGCAGCTCGTGCGTTGGCCAACCAATCGCTTCCATTCTCTGTGTGCACGTTGTTGAAGGATCAAGAAGTGTATTCAGCTCTAACTCCTGAGCAAGAAGAGAAAGACCGCAATGCTCGATCGCGTTATAATGGACGTCTATTTCTTTCCTGGCTCCAAGATGTCGATGATAAATGGGAAAAAATCAAG GAGTCCATGTTGTTACGTCACCACAATGAAGCAGAATCTCTGCATGCTGTTCAACGTATGGACTGGGAATGGAAAATCAAAGAATTGGGATTATGTGAACCACAGAACAAACCCGTTGTTGATGAACTTCACGTTCCCATGGTGAACGTGTCGGACGATTTTGATTTCAATTATAACAGTAACTAA